CGCAGCGCCCCTACTGCCTACTGCCTCGCTTCAGCTTTTCAGCCGCCAGCCGGACCGGAACACCAGCCAGCAGGCCACGGCCATCACGACCGTCAGCACCGCGCTCATCAGCACCCCGACCCACAGGCTGCCCTCGGCGTGGCCGATGAAGCCGTAGCGGAAGCCGTCGATCAGATAGAAGAAGGGGTTCCAGTGGCTGATGGTGGCGAAGGGCTCGGGCAGGTTCTCGACCAGATAGAAGGTGCCCGACAGGAAGGTCATGGGCATGACCACGAAGTTCTGGACTGCCGACAGATGGTCGAACTTCTCGGACCATAGCCCGGCCAGCACCCCGACCATCCCCATGAGCAGGGACGCGATCAGGCCGAACCAGACGATGGCGGCGAGGTTGTAAAAGCCCAGCTGCGCGAACGGCAGGACGCAGATCGCCGTCACCAGCCCGACCGCCAGCCCGCGCGTCGCCGCGCCCAGCGAAAAGCCGATGGTCAGCTCCAGCGGGCTGAGCGGCGGTGTGAGGAAGTCGGTCGAGGTGCCCATGATCTTGGCCTGGATCAGGCTGGACGAGGCATTGGCGAAGGCGTTGTTCAGCATCGCCATCATGATCAGGCCAGGGGCCACGAACTCGGCGAAGGGCGTGCCGTGCAGCGGCGGCCGCGCGCCCTTCAGCGCCACCACGAAGACCAGCATATAGAGCAGGGTCGTGACCACCGGCGCGGCGAC
This DNA window, taken from Brevundimonas subvibrioides ATCC 15264, encodes the following:
- a CDS encoding ABC transporter permease, translating into MTDLASTRPSGLPTPRHYAGVNWIGVQTLYLREVRRFWKVGAQTVAAPVVTTLLYMLVFVVALKGARPPLHGTPFAEFVAPGLIMMAMLNNAFANASSSLIQAKIMGTSTDFLTPPLSPLELTIGFSLGAATRGLAVGLVTAICVLPFAQLGFYNLAAIVWFGLIASLLMGMVGVLAGLWSEKFDHLSAVQNFVVMPMTFLSGTFYLVENLPEPFATISHWNPFFYLIDGFRYGFIGHAEGSLWVGVLMSAVLTVVMAVACWLVFRSGWRLKS